The following proteins are co-located in the Aggregicoccus sp. 17bor-14 genome:
- a CDS encoding response regulator, translating into MDVDSPRSDGTLRVLVVEDHADSRELLVDFLEMQGYAVDVALHGLEALARLRAGPRPDVVLLDLMMPRLTGWELMEHVRDEPVLACQQLAVVVVSGAGPSRPLPQGIRAALPKPLDLDALVATLGALQLAPPQA; encoded by the coding sequence ATGGACGTGGACAGCCCGCGCAGTGACGGGACCCTGCGGGTCCTGGTGGTCGAGGACCACGCCGACAGCCGCGAGCTGCTCGTCGACTTCCTCGAGATGCAGGGCTACGCGGTGGACGTCGCCCTGCACGGGCTGGAAGCGCTCGCCCGGCTGCGCGCGGGGCCTCGCCCGGACGTGGTGCTGCTGGACCTGATGATGCCGCGGCTCACCGGCTGGGAGCTGATGGAGCACGTGCGGGACGAGCCCGTGCTCGCGTGCCAGCAGCTCGCGGTGGTGGTGGTGTCGGGCGCGGGACCGAGCCGGCCCCTGCCTCAGGGCATCCGCGCCGCGCTGCCCAAACCCCTGGACCTGGACGCGCTGGTGGCCACGCTGGGCGCGCTGCAGCTCGCGCCGCCTCAGGCGTGA